Genomic window (Caldinitratiruptor microaerophilus):
TCGAGCACCACGGCGCGCATGGGGGTGAAGACCTCCTCGTCGGGCCGGTGATGGCAGCGCCTGCCGCCTACAGCAGCGCCCCCACGTACCAGCCCGAGTTGTTGTGGAAGTCGGCGACGGCCGAGCCGGGCGGGACGAGCTCGTCGACCCGCCGCATGGCGTCGTCGGGGATGCGGACGTCGAGGGCGGCGACATACTCGCGGTACTGCTCCAGGCTGGCCGGGCCGATGATCGGCGCCGTCACCCCGGGGCGGTGCAGCAGCCAGGCGATGGCGAAGCGGATGGGATTCGTGCCGACTGCCTCCGCCAGGGCCGCCACCTCCCGGGCGACCTCGAACCCGCGCCGGGTCGCCCGCTCGCGGAGGAGGGCCATCTCGGCCAGGCGGGTGCCTGGCGGCGGGCTCTCCAGGGCGTCCACCGGGTACTTGCCCGTCAGGATGCCCCCGGCGAGCGGCGACCACGGGATGAGCCCCCAGCCGTACTCCTGCAGGAACGGCAGGCGCTCGTTCTCCACCCGCCGGTCCAGGATGTTGTACGGCGCCTGCTCGCAGACAGGCTTCGCCCAGCCACGCAGCTCGGCCCGCCACCAGGCCTCGGCCATCCGCCACGCCGGGAACACGCTCGTGCCCCAGTAGCGGATCTTGCCCGCCCGGACGCAGTCGTTCAGCGCCTCGACCGTCTCCTCCAGCGGCGTGCTGAAGTCGGGCCGGTGCAGCTGGTACAGGTCGATCCAGTCGGTGCCGAGGCGGCGCAGGCTCTCGTCGACCTGCT
Coding sequences:
- a CDS encoding aldo/keto reductase, whose translation is MEYVSLGRTGLKVSRLCLGCMNFGGRTSEEESLQILRQALDDGLIFWDTANVYNKGRSEEIVGKALRLYGARNQVILATKVTNKMGDGPNDRGSSRRHIMQQVDESLRRLGTDWIDLYQLHRPDFSTPLEETVEALNDCVRAGKIRYWGTSVFPAWRMAEAWWRAELRGWAKPVCEQAPYNILDRRVENERLPFLQEYGWGLIPWSPLAGGILTGKYPVDALESPPPGTRLAEMALLRERATRRGFEVAREVAALAEAVGTNPIRFAIAWLLHRPGVTAPIIGPASLEQYREYVAALDVRIPDDAMRRVDELVPPGSAVADFHNNSGWYVGALL